A section of the Paenibacillus aurantius genome encodes:
- the rpmG gene encoding 50S ribosomal protein L33 → MRVIITLACLNCKQRNYTSNKNKRNNPDRMEKKKYCKFCNSHQLHRETR, encoded by the coding sequence GTGCGGGTTATTATTACGTTAGCATGCTTGAACTGCAAGCAGAGAAACTATACGTCCAATAAGAACAAGCGAAACAATCCTGACCGCATGGAGAAGAAAAAGTATTGCAAATTTTGCAATTCACATCAGCTTCATCGCGAGACCAGGTAG
- a CDS encoding NYN domain-containing protein, with protein MNSIKEYLIVDGYNIIGAWPELQKLRDIRLEDARDRLIDQLADYQAFSGVEVYLVFDAHQVPGLGGKYQQSKLKIVYTREKETADELIERLVKELSGRRRHILVATSDMTEQHVIFGIGALRLPARELLVKVRESRKEIRRQIAEAKEMTRNPARNTFDSKLSQEMKQLFEKWRRGNP; from the coding sequence ATGAACAGCATCAAGGAATACCTCATTGTGGACGGCTACAACATCATCGGCGCATGGCCGGAGCTGCAGAAGCTCCGGGATATCCGCCTTGAGGACGCCCGGGACCGGCTGATCGACCAGCTTGCCGATTACCAGGCCTTCTCGGGAGTGGAAGTGTACCTGGTGTTTGATGCCCATCAGGTTCCGGGCTTAGGGGGAAAGTATCAGCAGAGTAAGCTCAAAATCGTATACACCCGCGAGAAAGAAACGGCCGATGAACTTATCGAACGGCTGGTAAAAGAGCTGTCCGGCCGAAGGCGCCATATCCTGGTCGCCACCTCCGACATGACGGAGCAGCATGTCATCTTCGGGATCGGGGCTCTCCGGCTTCCGGCCCGTGAGCTTCTCGTCAAGGTGCGGGAAAGCCGCAAGGAGATCCGCCGCCAGATCGCCGAAGCGAAGGAGATGACCCGTAATCCGGCGCGGAATACCTTCGACAGCAAGCTGTCTCAGGAGATGAAGCAGCTCTTCGAAAAATGGCGGAGGGGCAATCCATAA
- the secE gene encoding preprotein translocase subunit SecE, giving the protein MGFLARMKQGFGSTFSFFTDSWAELRKVKWPSRKEMISYTIVVLVTVAFVTIYFAILDLGISQLVRLVSK; this is encoded by the coding sequence GTGGGGTTTTTAGCCAGAATGAAACAAGGATTCGGCTCCACGTTCTCTTTCTTTACGGACAGTTGGGCGGAATTGCGGAAAGTGAAGTGGCCAAGCCGTAAAGAAATGATTAGTTACACAATCGTGGTGCTGGTCACCGTAGCTTTTGTAACAATCTATTTCGCTATTCTCGACCTTGGTATTTCCCAATTAGTCAGACTTGTCTCTAAATAA
- the rlmB gene encoding 23S rRNA (guanosine(2251)-2'-O)-methyltransferase RlmB, with protein MDEYIAGKHSVLEALRSGRPINKIWIAENAQKHLTQPILAEAKPLGIVIQYADKRKLDQMAGDVQHQGVVAQAAAYEYAEVSDILAEAKKSGKPPFLLILDEIEDPHNLGSILRTAECTGVNGIIIPKRRSVGLTATVSKISAGAVEYVPVAKVTNLAQTIDGLKEEGIWVAGADGSARQDIYQTDFTMPIAIVIGNEGKGIGRLIKEKCDFLVKLPMFGSINSLNASVAASVFMYEVVRQRHQ; from the coding sequence ATGGATGAATACATTGCAGGCAAGCATTCCGTACTGGAAGCCCTTCGTTCGGGGCGTCCCATCAACAAGATCTGGATTGCGGAGAACGCCCAGAAGCATCTGACCCAGCCCATCCTGGCGGAGGCCAAGCCGCTCGGCATTGTGATCCAATACGCCGACAAGCGTAAGCTCGATCAGATGGCGGGCGACGTTCAGCACCAGGGCGTGGTGGCCCAGGCCGCCGCGTATGAATACGCTGAAGTCAGCGATATTTTGGCGGAGGCCAAAAAAAGCGGAAAGCCGCCGTTTCTGCTCATTCTGGATGAAATCGAGGATCCCCATAACCTCGGGTCGATCCTCCGGACGGCGGAGTGCACCGGAGTAAACGGGATTATTATCCCGAAGAGAAGATCAGTGGGCCTGACGGCAACCGTGTCGAAAATATCGGCCGGCGCGGTGGAATACGTGCCTGTCGCCAAGGTGACAAACCTTGCCCAAACGATCGACGGGCTGAAAGAAGAGGGCATCTGGGTGGCGGGGGCCGACGGCAGCGCACGGCAGGATATTTACCAGACCGATTTTACGATGCCGATCGCGATTGTCATCGGTAACGAAGGCAAAGGAATCGGCCGCCTCATCAAGGAGAAATGCGACTTTCTGGTGAAACTGCCCATGTTCGGAAGCATCAACTCGCTGAATGCCTCGGTGGCGGCTTCCGTCTTCATGTACGAAGTCGTCCGGCAGCGGCACCAATAA
- a CDS encoding Mini-ribonuclease 3, with protein sequence MTMDSTLLAFDPAKDANLLNPLVLAYVGDAVYEVFVRQYLVSLPNHRPHHLHRQSTRFVSAKAQARSLERWMPLLTEEEADVVRRGRNAKSGTTPKNTDVLIYRHSTAFECLIGYLYYRQRFERLHELMSLSLETAGEQAEPNRRDN encoded by the coding sequence ATGACCATGGATTCGACGCTCTTGGCATTTGACCCGGCGAAGGACGCGAATCTGTTGAATCCTCTCGTGCTCGCTTATGTCGGGGACGCTGTGTATGAGGTGTTCGTACGCCAATACCTGGTGTCGCTGCCCAATCACCGGCCCCATCATCTCCACCGCCAGTCGACCCGGTTCGTCTCGGCCAAAGCCCAAGCGCGCTCCTTGGAACGGTGGATGCCTTTGCTGACCGAGGAGGAGGCGGATGTGGTGCGCAGAGGGCGGAACGCGAAGTCCGGGACCACGCCCAAAAACACCGACGTTCTCATTTACCGGCACAGCACGGCGTTCGAGTGCTTAATCGGTTATTTGTATTACCGCCAGCGGTTCGAACGGCTGCACGAGCTGATGAGCCTCAGCTTGGAGACCGCCGGCGAGCAGGCCGAGCCCAACAGGAGGGATAACTAA
- the rplA gene encoding 50S ribosomal protein L1 has protein sequence MPKHGKKYAEAVKGIDQEAFYEPMDAVTAVKKAATAKFDETVEVAVRLGVDAKKQDQAVRGVVVLPHGTGKTKRVLVFAKGEKAKEAEQAGADFVGDADLINKIQQGWFEFDVCVATPDMMSEVGKLGRLLGGKGLMPNPKAGTVTFDVSKAVQEIKAGKIEYRLDKAGQIHAPIGKASFGEQQLGENLRALIDALVRSKPAAAKGLYLKSAAVSSTMGPSVKLNLQSFR, from the coding sequence ATGCCGAAGCATGGTAAGAAATATGCAGAAGCGGTTAAAGGCATCGACCAGGAAGCTTTCTATGAGCCGATGGACGCCGTAACCGCCGTTAAAAAGGCTGCTACCGCCAAGTTCGACGAGACGGTTGAAGTAGCCGTTCGCTTGGGCGTTGACGCGAAGAAGCAGGACCAAGCCGTTCGCGGTGTGGTTGTCCTTCCTCACGGAACCGGTAAAACCAAACGCGTGTTGGTATTTGCCAAAGGCGAAAAAGCCAAAGAAGCCGAGCAAGCTGGCGCTGACTTTGTCGGCGATGCAGACCTCATCAACAAAATCCAACAAGGTTGGTTCGAATTCGACGTTTGCGTAGCAACGCCGGATATGATGAGTGAAGTAGGTAAGCTGGGACGTCTGCTCGGGGGTAAAGGTCTGATGCCTAACCCGAAAGCAGGAACCGTAACGTTCGACGTATCGAAAGCCGTTCAAGAGATCAAAGCGGGTAAAATTGAGTATCGCTTGGATAAAGCGGGCCAAATCCACGCTCCGATCGGAAAAGCTTCCTTCGGGGAGCAGCAATTGGGCGAGAACCTTCGTGCGCTGATCGATGCGTTGGTAAGATCCAAGCCGGCCGCTGCCAAAGGGTTATACCTGAAGAGCGCTGCTGTATCTTCCACGATGGGGCCAAGCGTTAAGCTGAACCTTCAATCCTTTAGATAA
- the cysS gene encoding cysteine--tRNA ligase — protein sequence MTLKVYNTLTRTKEEFVSLEPGKVKMYVCGPTVYDYIHIGNARPAIVFDVVRRHLKSLGYEVKYVVNFTDVDDKLIKRAEQQGTTVPELAEKFIEAYREDMEALGIVDIINPRVTENMPEIISFIAGLVDKGMAYEKGGDVYFRTTRFDDYGKLSHQNLEELQFGIRVEVDERKENPQDFVLWKAAKPGEIYWSSPWGDGRPGWHIECSAMAEKYLGETIDIHGGGQDLQFPHHECELAQSEALHGKMFAKYWLHNGYLNINNEKMSKSLGNGLNVRELRTKTKPETIRYFMLTTHYRSPLNFNDETIAQAEGSLERIYNCLSNLAYRSKDAAEGEADEEVSRAVERIGAFFVQKMNDDFNTPDAITAVFDLVSEANRYLQKETVTQATIGLIQNQLKAMNEVLGIIAEQEEELLDEEIDRLIEERTEARKAKNWARADEIRDLLTEQGILLEDTPQGIRWRRK from the coding sequence ATGACGCTGAAAGTGTATAACACGTTAACCCGGACCAAGGAGGAATTCGTCTCCCTCGAGCCCGGCAAGGTCAAAATGTACGTCTGCGGACCGACCGTCTACGACTATATCCATATCGGGAACGCCCGCCCGGCCATTGTGTTCGATGTCGTGAGACGGCATCTGAAGTCGCTTGGCTATGAGGTGAAGTATGTCGTCAACTTTACCGATGTCGATGACAAGCTGATCAAGCGGGCGGAGCAGCAGGGAACGACCGTTCCGGAGCTGGCGGAGAAGTTTATCGAGGCTTACCGGGAGGACATGGAGGCGCTGGGGATTGTAGATATCATCAACCCCCGGGTGACGGAAAACATGCCGGAGATCATCTCCTTTATTGCGGGTCTGGTAGACAAGGGCATGGCATATGAGAAGGGCGGGGACGTGTATTTCCGCACCACCCGGTTCGACGATTACGGCAAGCTGTCCCACCAGAACCTGGAGGAGCTTCAGTTCGGCATCCGGGTCGAAGTGGACGAGCGCAAGGAGAATCCCCAGGATTTCGTCCTCTGGAAGGCGGCGAAGCCCGGAGAGATTTACTGGAGCAGCCCTTGGGGAGACGGACGCCCGGGGTGGCACATCGAATGCTCGGCCATGGCCGAGAAGTACCTCGGGGAGACGATCGACATCCATGGAGGCGGGCAGGATCTTCAATTCCCGCACCACGAGTGCGAGCTGGCACAGTCCGAAGCCCTGCACGGCAAAATGTTCGCCAAATACTGGCTGCATAACGGCTACTTGAACATCAACAATGAGAAAATGTCCAAGTCGCTCGGAAACGGGCTGAATGTCCGGGAGCTCCGGACGAAAACCAAGCCGGAGACCATCCGTTACTTCATGCTGACCACACATTACCGGAGCCCGCTTAATTTCAATGACGAGACCATTGCCCAGGCCGAAGGCAGCCTGGAGCGCATCTATAACTGCCTCTCGAACCTGGCGTACCGCAGCAAGGATGCCGCGGAAGGCGAAGCGGACGAAGAGGTAAGCCGCGCCGTGGAGCGGATCGGAGCCTTCTTCGTGCAGAAAATGAACGACGACTTCAATACACCGGACGCGATTACGGCTGTCTTCGATCTCGTGAGCGAGGCCAACCGTTACCTTCAGAAGGAAACGGTCACCCAAGCCACCATCGGACTAATCCAAAATCAGTTGAAAGCCATGAACGAGGTTCTGGGAATAATAGCCGAACAGGAGGAAGAGCTCCTGGACGAGGAGATCGACCGCCTGATCGAGGAACGGACCGAGGCCCGCAAAGCGAAGAACTGGGCGCGGGCGGACGAGATCCGCGATCTTCTCACGGAGCAGGGGATTCTGCTGGAGGATACCCCCCAGGGCATCCGCTGGCGGCGCAAATGA
- the nusG gene encoding transcription termination/antitermination protein NusG, whose amino-acid sequence MEKRWYVVHTYSGYENKVKANLEKRVESMNMQDKIFRVLVPMEEELVNKDGKKKTVMRKVYPGYVLVEMIQTDDSWYVVRNTPGVTGFVGSTGSGSKPTALLPEEVDAILKHMGMEEPKPKIDFDLKETVRVKVGPFADFVGSIEEIIPDKSKLKVHVNMFGRETPLELDFTQVEKL is encoded by the coding sequence ATGGAAAAAAGATGGTATGTGGTTCATACCTACTCGGGGTATGAGAATAAAGTAAAGGCCAATTTGGAGAAGCGCGTCGAATCCATGAACATGCAGGACAAGATCTTCCGGGTGCTGGTGCCGATGGAAGAGGAACTGGTAAACAAGGACGGTAAGAAGAAGACCGTCATGCGTAAAGTTTACCCGGGCTATGTCCTCGTGGAAATGATTCAGACCGACGATTCTTGGTATGTCGTTCGAAATACGCCGGGGGTTACCGGGTTCGTGGGCTCGACAGGGTCCGGATCCAAGCCTACCGCCTTGCTGCCTGAAGAAGTGGATGCAATTCTCAAGCACATGGGTATGGAAGAACCAAAGCCGAAGATCGACTTCGATCTAAAAGAAACCGTCCGCGTGAAAGTAGGCCCTTTTGCCGATTTCGTTGGTTCCATCGAGGAAATCATCCCCGACAAGAGCAAGCTGAAGGTTCATGTGAACATGTTTGGAAGAGAAACCCCGCTTGAGCTGGACTTCACCCAAGTGGAAAAATTATAA
- the sigH gene encoding RNA polymerase sporulation sigma factor SigH, translated as MGVDLNELRKRDFGQMTDEDNVEAVREGNSEALEYLINKYRNFVRAKARSYFLIGADREDIVQEGMIGLYKSIRDFRGDKLASFKAFAELCITRQIITAIKTATRQKHIPLNSYVSLDKPIYDEDSDRTLLDVICGSKVTDPEELIINQEEFNGLEDKMGEILSDLERRVLMLYLDGRSYQEIAVDLDRHVKSIDNALQRVKRKLERYLEVRDLN; from the coding sequence GTGGGTGTTGACCTCAATGAATTGAGAAAGCGCGATTTTGGGCAGATGACAGATGAGGACAACGTCGAAGCGGTTCGCGAAGGCAACAGCGAAGCTTTGGAATATTTGATCAACAAATACCGGAATTTTGTCAGAGCGAAGGCAAGATCGTATTTTCTGATCGGTGCGGACCGGGAGGATATCGTCCAGGAAGGCATGATCGGCCTCTACAAATCCATTCGCGATTTCCGGGGGGACAAGCTGGCCTCCTTCAAAGCCTTTGCCGAACTTTGCATAACGAGACAGATTATCACCGCCATTAAGACCGCCACCCGGCAGAAGCATATCCCTCTTAACTCGTACGTTTCCTTGGATAAGCCCATCTATGACGAAGATTCCGACCGCACCCTTCTCGATGTCATATGCGGCTCCAAGGTAACCGACCCGGAAGAACTGATCATCAATCAGGAGGAGTTCAACGGGCTTGAGGATAAGATGGGAGAGATCCTAAGCGATCTCGAACGCAGGGTGCTGATGCTCTATTTGGACGGGCGTTCCTATCAGGAGATCGCCGTCGATCTCGACCGTCACGTGAAATCGATAGACAATGCGCTGCAGCGGGTCAAGAGGAAGCTGGAACGGTACTTGGAAGTAAGAGACTTGAATTGA
- the rplK gene encoding 50S ribosomal protein L11, whose product MAKKVIKMVKLQIPAGKANPAPPVGPALGQAGVNIMAFCKEFNARTADQAGLIIPVEISVFEDRSFTFVTKTPPAAVLLRVVAGIQKGSGEPNKKKVASVSRAKVREIAEQKMPDLNAASVEAAMRMVEGTARSMGITITD is encoded by the coding sequence ATGGCTAAAAAGGTAATCAAAATGGTAAAGCTGCAGATTCCTGCAGGAAAGGCTAACCCGGCTCCACCGGTAGGTCCGGCTTTGGGTCAAGCAGGCGTTAACATCATGGCGTTCTGTAAAGAATTCAACGCTCGTACCGCAGATCAGGCTGGTTTGATCATTCCGGTTGAAATCTCGGTTTTCGAAGACCGTTCGTTCACGTTCGTTACCAAAACCCCTCCGGCAGCAGTACTGCTCCGCGTGGTGGCAGGAATCCAAAAAGGTTCCGGCGAACCGAACAAAAAGAAAGTTGCTTCGGTATCCCGTGCAAAAGTACGTGAAATCGCCGAGCAAAAAATGCCTGACCTGAACGCTGCATCTGTTGAAGCTGCAATGCGTATGGTTGAAGGTACGGCCCGCAGCATGGGCATCACGATCACTGACTAA